TTattgaaaaacaaaaatttattactccgtatattaaAAAAAATCTACTCCGTACATATCTTAgattattttaatattaaaaataaaaaatgtttCTTTGTAGCATGTAGCTTAATTTTTTTTAGTTGTTTTTATTTTTTGTTGGATCGTATATTTTATACTATGCATAATTTTTACGCCCCTAGCGATGAAATTTTTTTTTATCCGCCACTGCATAAAACTAATTTGCGTCATGTGACTCCATGAAAGGTAGTATTGCTCTGGCTATCTGCCATTAATTAATTGAATAAATTGATATAAAATAAGATAAAGATGAAATGAATCAAAAATCAAAAATATACTCTTGTGAGAAATTGAAATGTTACACTGTTATGTTTATCTATCTAATTAGAAATGAAAAGAAATATCTACAATAAACTTCAAAATGAGAGAAATTGAAGTTTAATGTAGAGACTTCTCTCTAAATTTGAAAATTAAGGTAGTGATGTGTTACCTTCCAATATTATCATTGAAATTATTATTTCAACAGCTACGTTCAAAATTTCAGTAAATATTCTCGAACCTTCATCTTCTGAAAGAATGTTAATTTTACGCTCAACAAGTACGTAGCATATCCACCAATCAATCATCCCCACGTGGTTAACTCATAATCCTCGCCATTGACTTTCCTGGTCTTCATTATTGTAATTGATAATGTCTTGTTGAATTGGTGACATGACTTCTCGTAAATGAGGTCGGCAGTTCGATCCTCATGAGCCGTAAaatatttatctttatattatccGTCAATAATGGACCTCGAAGATTTCGAACTTCTGCGTTCGAGCCACCGGAGGGGTTTTACCACCCACAATGTCCGAATAAATTCGCCGTGGGGATTTTCTCCTGAGGAACGTGAGACTGTAATGTTCATTTCAGAAAATGAACGGTGGGTGGGTTCTAACATCACGTTCGGATCTCCTCAATGAATCCTAACCGCTATTAAAAAAAATTGATAGGTATTAATAAGATATTTGAATACATTGAATTTACTGGAATATCTTTTATTCTTTTATATTATCTCTAAAAGTAGAAAATTGAAAAGATGTGCATTGAGACACTAGTTATTATGTTGGCACTTTTATTAATGAGATATAACTAATATTGAATTAATATTGATCAACTAAATAAATGTAATCCTCAACTAATTGCGTAACTAAAGATGAAATCAATGACATATGTGGCAATTTGTTGTGAAGATCATTAAATTATATTCTTAGGTTGATAAACAACATAAAGTTAATTATTACTCCATCTGTCTCAAATCTATTGTCTCTAACAAAAAACACAAAGTTTAAGAAAAAATACATAATACATGTACTtttctgttaacttttcagttttacTTCTTACTTTTTAACAATCTTTTTATCTTACATGTATAAAGTAGGAGCAAAAAAGAAatttatcacattattctttttCAGTTATGGAAGTAGATAATTAATTTGGAATATATGAAAAAATGAATAATGGACAATATATATGAAACGGAGGGAGTATATAGTTATGAAGAATGGCTACATGTAAATATTTATTGTAAAACATTAATTTTTTAAATTATAAACGTATTTCAATACTTAAATTTAGAAGATCAATTTATTCATataaatatgttattttatattataaatattatctttCCAATTAATGTTTAATCATAACTCTTGAAACTATGATTATCATTTTTCTATATGTTAAGCCTTCACTTTCATACAGTTTGAGTTTGAGCATTTGTACGTGATCTAAGTGATTATTTCATAGTCATTTCGACTATTTCTCTAGAAATAGAGATTTGAACACGAAACTCTTGTGAACATATTGGGACACAATCACTGGATTATTGTTCTAATGATTTGTAAAGTAATTAGAACGGACTAATCAAGTGAAAAGTACTTTTTTGTGAGGAATGGGAAagaaaatttttatatttattttttcgttttttttttatttttttttgaatttttttttcaaacattaagatcacaaagaaatatgaacattttaaaaagacactttgtgatgaatgttactccatattattttgacggaaaaacgctcgaagaaataaatgataacatgcatcatgagtaatgttttaattatagttttttttttttttcattatatatattttttttcatcttatgtgaagatttttttattttttattttttttttcaaattttagcccgatttagattttaaggtttagatttaagtgttttgagtttagtctctaaaccctaaaccctaaattctaaacctcTGGTGTTAAAAATTCAATATAAACTCTAATTTGTAatctctaaaccctaatttataaaccctgatttctgaaccctaatttctaaaccatgATTTCTAAACCATTAaaaaaaactctaattaaaacatgAGTAATACTCATGatacatgttatcatttatttattcGAGTGTTTTTCCGCCAAAAATAATACTAACATTCATCAAAAAGTGTCTTAttcaaatgtttatattttcacgtGATATTGATGtttgtaaaaaaattaaaaacaaaaggaAAAAATTTACTTCCTCTAAAAAAATATTTTCCTCTTGATtaaaacacttatatatatatatatatatatatatatatatatatatatatatatatataggatcaagagggaagtaaccattcgggaggAAGCGAGGGgacggaaattttttttttttttccgttttgttcacgaacattatagattggatgaaaatatgaacatttaatagagacactttgtgataaatgtttttattttggcgggaaaacgctcgaagaagtaatatataacaattatcgtgtttttcgagcgtattttgaggttttagatattagggtttgaatattagggtttagatattagggtttatagagtttagatattagggtttagggtttaaatttagggtttagatttaggatttagattgagtttttaacacgaacggtttagagtttagggtttagggtttagggtttggtgttttgagtttatggaataaacccaaaacaccaaaccctaaaccctaaatcgggctaaattttacttcacaaaacatgaagaaaaaaaaaacgttaacactcttcacgaataatattatcttgaatgttatttttgtcgatcgtttttcagctaaaataataacattcatcacgaaatgtcttttctaaatgttcatattttcatccaatctataatgttcgtgaacaaagttttttcaaaaaatgatttttttttgctttcccccgcttccccccgattggtttttccccattgatcatgcccctatatatatatatatatatatatatatatatatatatatatatatatatatatatatatctatatatatatatatatatatatatatatatatatatatatatatatatatatatatatataatcaattacaCCGTCGACCTCCCGACCTGGAAAACCGTCGGCGAACAAAAGTAAAATCGACGGTGGGGTGGTGTTCACATTGCCGGTGTTGGTAAGACTGACTTCAACCGAATGTGTGGATAGCGTATGATCTGAGATAACTAAAGACTAATTGGATTTGGAGACTTTTTAGTATGAAAATTGTGGGCTTCCCCCAAAATTAAATTTGAGTCCAATCCTAAACATAACTCAAGAATGAGCTTTTAAAAGATATCACATATCAATCTAAAATCCCTAGttcatattcatatcatatttcatatttcatttcatttcattcatattcatattcatattcatattcatataaatataaatataaatataaatataatataaaagtaAGAATAAATCACAAGGTAGCAAGTACAGTGTTTTGAGAAGAAGAAACACAACCAACTTCAGCTTCTGATAAAGAAGATTGAAATCTGGTTTTCTTGGACCACAACCAAATCTTGGAAACAGAAAAACTCTCATATTTAATCTTCCtttcatccttattattattattattatcttcacaTTCCACATTTTctttaatactactactactagtgTTAGACAATGCTACTTGCAAATCTATATTATTATCAACCACATACTGAAATGAGCCCATTGAAAAGCATCTCCTTGCATCCAAGTAACACCTACTACCGATCTCCCCTGCCGCATTCGATCTTTCTCCCTCGTTAAAGCTCTTAAACTTCCCTAACCTCACAGAAAACACCCTATCGGCGCTATTTGTCGTGACATTTATCGCGTTTTCACTTGGCCCGTTACATGACGGGCTCTCAATGCCGACATTGACCCGACAAAGTGAACATGTAGAATTTGATAAAAGCCATGTGTCTATACATTGAGTGTGAAGAGCATGTCTGCAAATTGGAATCAATCTAAGCTGATCATGCGGTAAAAACTCACACAAACACACAGCACAATCAAATGGAAATTTTAAACTTGTGATTTGTTTGTATTCGAAAACAGGTAACCTATCGATTGTGGCCTGGTCCAAACCCGAATCTTGTTGACGAAAAAGCTGTTGAAGTTGTCTTCCGAGAGACTGAGGTCGAGATAGTTCACTGTCTCGGTTGGATTGAGAGGTTGATGGATGATAAGATTGATTTTCTGTAAATAATTTAAGGAAAACATGAAGGATTCCAAATATGAAAAAAATGGCAGCTACAGAGACTATGAACCAAAGAAGAACTGGACTAATTGTGATCTCAGATGGGCCATTTTCTTGACTGTTTTCACTGAGAATTCTACCCATTAAAAGTTGTGGTATAGAACTAAACTACCAGAACCAAATGTTATATGAATGAAAGTGGTAAATGTAAAAAGGAATGAAAGAGACGTTACGCATAAATCGTTTTAAAGGTTTAGGTTCCCAATAACGGAAACATTACTAGTTAAACACTTGGCCTGTTTCCATAAAAGTGGAGTAGAAACAAGTTAATGGTGGACAAAAAGCATGTGAGGGGATCTTGCAGCTTTACCTTTTTTGGCATGCTAGACATCAATGGCCACTCAATCTGGTGATCATTATTACTAATCATACCTTTATGTCGACTCATTTAcctgttagaaatatgttctcgggttagctatggttcgatcgtggtttgaccgtggtacatatattccgaagatatgctcatgacattaaataataaaagttcatttatcctattcggtcacacacaaaggtcaatcgtaaattgtttgatatatctTCTAATcgtaaattaatttattaatcattagttaattgtttaataaattaagttttttttatgtgtgtacatatacttacaaatctaaatatataagatttgatttgatataaataagatttgatttgatttgtaaattttattttatataaagatttttactataatcatattttatataatatataagatttgatttgatataaataagatttgatttgatttgtaaatcttattttatataaagatttgattttgcaaatcttttaaaatctttcaaatctttatatttgtattatatgtatcaattttattctatataataccaagtcttggtattgaaaatatatagaaacttgagatacaaaaacatacatacaaaatgatatttctctttctctttttcaagtaaccaaaatacttgagatctataattgagttcggttttggtggaaataaggaaaaagaaaagatccgttaagtagaaggtatagattgaaacaaggttggaactttgggtgtctaccgtttagaggaactcttctttgggtttttcagattcgatcttcaaaaggctacaaaggttgtattctaatcttctcttgtttaatttcgttaattttgttttgtttgctaaagttttgtacaatgatccgtggaagagtatgattttgtaaagttttaaaaatgtttccgctcgctttgaatttgtatcatactccaacagtggtatccgagccatcttgtacaagtttaaacaaacttttcttatgatatttagtt
This window of the Rutidosis leptorrhynchoides isolate AG116_Rl617_1_P2 chromosome 7, CSIRO_AGI_Rlap_v1, whole genome shotgun sequence genome carries:
- the LOC139859045 gene encoding RING-H2 finger protein ATL46-like, with the translated sequence MGRILSENSQENGPSEITISPVLLWFIVSVAAIFFIFGILHVFLKLFTENQSYHPSTSQSNRDSELSRPQSLGRQLQQLFRQQDSGLDQATIDRLPVFEYKQITSLKFPFDCAVCLCEFLPHDQLRLIPICRHALHTQCIDTWLLSNSTCSLCRVNVGIESPSCNGPSENAINVTTNSADRVFSVRLGKFKSFNEGERSNAAGEIGSRCYLDARRCFSMGSFQYVVDNNIDLQVALSNTSSSSIKENVECEDNNNNNKDERKIKYESFSVSKIWLWSKKTRFQSSLSEAEVGCVSSSQNTVLATL